Proteins from a genomic interval of Gossypium hirsutum isolate 1008001.06 chromosome A09, Gossypium_hirsutum_v2.1, whole genome shotgun sequence:
- the LOC107888599 gene encoding uncharacterized protein isoform X1, whose protein sequence is MGPLNKFLMNTHFDMMNMVSFNVFLFQKMFTFGGFLLVSISALFFSLFDFFSKVFSGTPICKLKPEEAMLDAIELKDEESEVFEEIESPKLVFKFQFQTQTFEEFSKKFRDIGMETDPSTSTNKYEFNSRNDFEFTMENPNDISFCVKELYTDSNNGLFPKQDFLEENIKDEEAVIIEEVTKEDGGIMEEESKEVVNGNECANALDHSSDSNELETLWEHQHLIEQLKMELKKVRATGLPTILEESESPKVMEDLKPWKIDEKFQHVDRMSDLHKLYKSYRERMRKFDILNYQKMYAIGFLHSKDPLQSISTHKSSSPAITSLLHQNLRLRRRKKSNFDPTTKFIKELHSDLEMVYVGQLCLSWEILHWQYEKAMEIWETDPYSLRRFNEVACEFQQFQVLIQRFIENELFEGPRVQNYVKNRCVLRNLLQVPVIREDSVKDKRKGRRKRIDDDNDDDDDGITSDMLVEIMEESIRIFWRFIRADKDANVVIKNSRKGTQIEPLEPADLELLTKVQTSLQKKDKKLKDILRSGNCILRKLKKNEEENSNQVLYFFSQVDLKLVARVMNMSKVTKDQLFWCHNKLSKINFVHRKINVEPSFLLFPC, encoded by the exons ATGGGTCCCTTAAACAAGTTTTTGATGAATACCCATTTTGATATGATGAATATGGTTTCTTTTAATGTATTTCTCTTTCAAAAAATGTTCACTTTTGGTGGGTTTTTGTTGGTCTCCATCTCTGCTCTGTTCTTCTCTCTTTTTGATTTCTTCAGCAAAGTTTTCTCCGG GACTCCAATATGTAAGCTTAAACCAGAGGAAGCTATGCTTGATGCTATTGAATTGAAGGATGAAGAAAGTGAAGTATTTGAAGAGATTGAATCACCAAAGTTGGTTTTCAAGTTTCAATTTCAAACTCAAACTTTTGAAGAATTCAGCAAGAAGTTTAGAGATATTGGCATGGAAACTGATCCTTCAACTAGCACAAACAAGTATGAGTTCAATTCAAGGAATGATTTCGAATTTACAATGGAGAATCCAAATGATATAAGCTTTTGTGTCAAGGAATTATATACTGATTCCAACAATGGGTTGTTTCCAAAACAAGATTTCTTGGAAGAAAACATCAAGGATGAAGAAGCTGTTATCATTGAAGAAGTAACAAAGGAAGATGGTGGTATAATGGAGGAGGAATCCAAGGAAGTTGTTAATGGCAATGAATGTGCAAATGCTTTGGATCATAGTTCAGATTCAAATGAGTTGGAAACATTGTGGGAACATCAACACTTGATAGAACAGCTAAAAATGGAGTTGAAAAAGGTAAGAGCAACAGGGTTGCCTACAATATTGGAAGAATCAGAGTCTCCAAAAGTAATGGAAGATTTGAAGCCATGGAAGATTGATGAGAAGTTTCAACATGTTGACAGAATGAGTGATCTTCACAAGTTGTATAAAAGTTACAGAGAGAGGATGAGGAAATTTGACATCTTGAATTACCAGAAGATGTATGCAATAG GCTTTCTTCACTCAAAAGATCCACTTCAATCAATTTCAACCCACAAATCATCGTCTCCAGCAATTACATCTCTTCTTCACCAAAACCTGAGGCTCCGACGCCGAAAAAAGTCCAATTTCGACCCCACCACCAAGTTCATCAAGGAGCTCCACAGTGATTTAGAAATGGTCTACGTAGGCCAACTTTGTCTTTCTTGGGAAATTCTTCATTGGCAATATGAGAAAGCCATGGAAATATGGGAAACTGATCCTTATAGTTTACGTAGATTTAATGAAGTTGCTTGTGAATTTCAACAGTTTCAAGTCCTGATTCAAAGATTCATCGAAAACGAACTGTTTGAAGGTCCAAGGGTGCAAAACTACGTAAAGAACCGATGCGTTTTACGTAATCTCCTTCAAGTTCCAGTTATTCGAG AGGATAGCGTGAAGGACAAAAGGAAAGGTAGAAGAAAGAGAAtagatgatgataatgatgatgatgatgatggcaTTACAAGTGACATGCTAGTTGAGATCATGGAAGAATCCATAAGAATATTTTGGCGATTCATTCGAGCTGATAAAGACGCAAATGTTGTCATCAAGAATTCCAGGAAAGGAACTCAAATAGAACCTCTAGAACCAGCTGATCTTGAACTTTTAACAAAGGTTCAAACTAGTCTACAAAAG AAGGATAAGAAGCTTAAAGACATTCTAAGAAGTGGAAACTGCATATtgagaaaattgaagaagaatgAAGAGGAAAATTCAAATCAAGTTCTTTATTTCTTCTCCCAAGTGGATTTAAAATTAGTGGCAAGAGTTATGAACATGTCAAAAGTGACAAAAGACCAACTCTTTTGGTGCCACAACAAATTGAGTAAGATTAATTTTGTTCATAGGAAGATTAATGTAGAACCATCTTTTTTGCTTTTCCCATGTTAA
- the LOC107888601 gene encoding 60S ribosomal protein L34: MVQRLTYRTRHSYATKSNQHRVVKTPGGKLIYQTTKKRASGPKCPVTGKRIQGIPHLRPAEYKRSRLPRNRRTVNRAYGGVLSGSAVRERIIRAFLVEEQKIVKKVLKIQKTKEKQSSKS, translated from the exons atgGTTCAAAGGCTCACTTACCGTACTCGCCATAGCTATGCTACCAAATCCAATCAACACCGTGTCGTTAAGACCCCCG gTGGGAAATTGATCTATCAGACTACTAAGAAGAGAGCGAGTGGGCCTAAGTGTCCTGTTACTGGAAAGCGAATTCAGGGT ATTCCTCACTTGAGACCTGCTGAATACAAGCGGTCTCGGTTGCCTAGGAACCGTAGGACGGTGAATCGTGCCTATGGTGGTGTTTTGTCTGGAAGTGCTGTTAGAGAAAG gATAATTCGAGCCTTCTTAGTGGAAGAGCAAAAGATTGTGAAGAAGGTTCTGAAAATCCAGAAGACTAAGGAAAAGCAATCCTCAAAGAGCTAG
- the LOC107888600 gene encoding protein FEZ — MDEKNDVDKVDDVMLPGFRFHPTDEELVGFYLKKKIQQRPLPIELIKQVDIYKYEPWDLPKLAASGEKEWYFYCPRDRKYRNSARPNRVTGAGFWKATGTDRPIYSSDGAKCIGLKKSLVFYRGRAAKGMKTDWMMHEFRLPSMSDSIPPSKNLFDKTLPANDAWAICRIFKKTSTMAQRALSDTWISSLNHGAACSQFSSENISCTTEIGSTIPLCSNGELQQDCSAGFSALDIPSYKSFHQTVYRPSSFHVSNGDLHNNMMFSPLDNMSGSSPKCTIDTSSMLLSRPLISNASASTDFRGQQHQYGDFSISSPQDMQGNGGGVESEEGTRKTSDSIPDYNHLLMGFPFRLSPNMPDSWKPNLPWDSPQCPSEISTTYSTDKCYT, encoded by the exons ATGGATGAAAAGAATGATGTTGATAAAGTTGATGATGTTATGTTGCCTGGTTTTCGATTTCATCCAACAGATGAAGAGCTTGTAGGATTTTACCTCAAGAAAAAGATTCAACAAAGACCTTTGCCCATTGAGCTGATTAAACAagttgatatatataaatatgaaccCTGGGATCTTCCAA AGCTAGCAGCATCAGGGGAGAAGGAATGGTATTTTTACTGTCCAAGGGACCGAAAATACCGGAATAGTGCGAGGCCTAACAGAGTCACCGGAGCCGGTTTTTGGAAGGCAACCGGGACCGACAGGCCTATATACTCATCTGATGGCGCTAAATGTATTGGTTTGAAGAAATCCCTTGTGTTCTATAGAGGCAGAGCTGCTAAAGGGATGAAAACTGATTGGATGATGCACGAATTTCGGCTACCTTCGATGTCGGACTCGATACCACCATCAAAGAATCTCTTTGACAAAACCCTTCCTGCAAAT GATGCATGGGCTATTTGTAGGATATTCAAAAAGACTAGTACCATGGCTCAAAGAGCACTTTCCGACACTTGGATTTCCTCATTGAACCATGGTGCGGCTTGCAGTCAGTTCAGTTCGGAGAACATTTCTTGTACGACCGAAATTGGATCAACGATACCATTATGCAGCAACGGTGAACTACAACAAGACTGCAGTGCCGGCTTTTCGGCTCTAGATATTCCTTCGTATAAATCATTCCATCAAACAGTCTATAGGCCATCTTCATTTCATGTTTCCAACGGAGACCTTCATAACAACATGATGTTTTCTCCGCTTGACAACATGTCTGGATCATCCCCAAAGTGCACTATTGATACCTCTTCCATGCTGTTGAGCCGACCGTTGATTAGCAATGCCTCAGCAAGTACCGATTTCCGAGGGCAACAACACCAATACGGCGACTTTTCGATCAGCTCGCCCCAGGACATGCAAGGCAATGGAGGTGGAGTAGAAAGCGAGGAAGGAACAAGGAAGACGTCGGATTCAATCCCAGACTATAACCATTTATTGATGGGGTTTCCTTTCAGATTGTCTCCAAATATGCCAGATTCATGGAAACCTAATCTACCATGGGATTCACCACAATGTCCTAGTGAGATTTCCACCACTTATTCAACTGACAAATGCTACACTTAA
- the LOC107888599 gene encoding uncharacterized protein isoform X2, with translation MLDAIELKDEESEVFEEIESPKLVFKFQFQTQTFEEFSKKFRDIGMETDPSTSTNKYEFNSRNDFEFTMENPNDISFCVKELYTDSNNGLFPKQDFLEENIKDEEAVIIEEVTKEDGGIMEEESKEVVNGNECANALDHSSDSNELETLWEHQHLIEQLKMELKKVRATGLPTILEESESPKVMEDLKPWKIDEKFQHVDRMSDLHKLYKSYRERMRKFDILNYQKMYAIGFLHSKDPLQSISTHKSSSPAITSLLHQNLRLRRRKKSNFDPTTKFIKELHSDLEMVYVGQLCLSWEILHWQYEKAMEIWETDPYSLRRFNEVACEFQQFQVLIQRFIENELFEGPRVQNYVKNRCVLRNLLQVPVIREDSVKDKRKGRRKRIDDDNDDDDDGITSDMLVEIMEESIRIFWRFIRADKDANVVIKNSRKGTQIEPLEPADLELLTKVQTSLQKKDKKLKDILRSGNCILRKLKKNEEENSNQVLYFFSQVDLKLVARVMNMSKVTKDQLFWCHNKLSKINFVHRKINVEPSFLLFPC, from the exons ATGCTTGATGCTATTGAATTGAAGGATGAAGAAAGTGAAGTATTTGAAGAGATTGAATCACCAAAGTTGGTTTTCAAGTTTCAATTTCAAACTCAAACTTTTGAAGAATTCAGCAAGAAGTTTAGAGATATTGGCATGGAAACTGATCCTTCAACTAGCACAAACAAGTATGAGTTCAATTCAAGGAATGATTTCGAATTTACAATGGAGAATCCAAATGATATAAGCTTTTGTGTCAAGGAATTATATACTGATTCCAACAATGGGTTGTTTCCAAAACAAGATTTCTTGGAAGAAAACATCAAGGATGAAGAAGCTGTTATCATTGAAGAAGTAACAAAGGAAGATGGTGGTATAATGGAGGAGGAATCCAAGGAAGTTGTTAATGGCAATGAATGTGCAAATGCTTTGGATCATAGTTCAGATTCAAATGAGTTGGAAACATTGTGGGAACATCAACACTTGATAGAACAGCTAAAAATGGAGTTGAAAAAGGTAAGAGCAACAGGGTTGCCTACAATATTGGAAGAATCAGAGTCTCCAAAAGTAATGGAAGATTTGAAGCCATGGAAGATTGATGAGAAGTTTCAACATGTTGACAGAATGAGTGATCTTCACAAGTTGTATAAAAGTTACAGAGAGAGGATGAGGAAATTTGACATCTTGAATTACCAGAAGATGTATGCAATAG GCTTTCTTCACTCAAAAGATCCACTTCAATCAATTTCAACCCACAAATCATCGTCTCCAGCAATTACATCTCTTCTTCACCAAAACCTGAGGCTCCGACGCCGAAAAAAGTCCAATTTCGACCCCACCACCAAGTTCATCAAGGAGCTCCACAGTGATTTAGAAATGGTCTACGTAGGCCAACTTTGTCTTTCTTGGGAAATTCTTCATTGGCAATATGAGAAAGCCATGGAAATATGGGAAACTGATCCTTATAGTTTACGTAGATTTAATGAAGTTGCTTGTGAATTTCAACAGTTTCAAGTCCTGATTCAAAGATTCATCGAAAACGAACTGTTTGAAGGTCCAAGGGTGCAAAACTACGTAAAGAACCGATGCGTTTTACGTAATCTCCTTCAAGTTCCAGTTATTCGAG AGGATAGCGTGAAGGACAAAAGGAAAGGTAGAAGAAAGAGAAtagatgatgataatgatgatgatgatgatggcaTTACAAGTGACATGCTAGTTGAGATCATGGAAGAATCCATAAGAATATTTTGGCGATTCATTCGAGCTGATAAAGACGCAAATGTTGTCATCAAGAATTCCAGGAAAGGAACTCAAATAGAACCTCTAGAACCAGCTGATCTTGAACTTTTAACAAAGGTTCAAACTAGTCTACAAAAG AAGGATAAGAAGCTTAAAGACATTCTAAGAAGTGGAAACTGCATATtgagaaaattgaagaagaatgAAGAGGAAAATTCAAATCAAGTTCTTTATTTCTTCTCCCAAGTGGATTTAAAATTAGTGGCAAGAGTTATGAACATGTCAAAAGTGACAAAAGACCAACTCTTTTGGTGCCACAACAAATTGAGTAAGATTAATTTTGTTCATAGGAAGATTAATGTAGAACCATCTTTTTTGCTTTTCCCATGTTAA